cgccaaaggtagaagccttcgtgtcatcacaagaagattacaaaaaagcttggatattttcaattcttatttgaaagaatggaaaattactccaaatgctacaaaaactcgacttattattttccctcacaaaccaagggctgattttctgaaaccaaaaagtcatcacattataaagatgaatgaggtaaatttaaagtgggaggatcaagtgaaatatcttggacttgcttttgacaaaaaccttacttacaaggatcacattgaaagtatccaggttaaatgtaacaaatatattaaatgtttgtatccacttataaacaggaattctagactttgtctcaagaataaactgttaatttataaacaaattttcagacctgccatgctttatgctgtgccgatctggacaagctgttgcttaaccaggaagaaaaaacttcagaggattcagaacaaaattctgaaaatgattctgaaacttcctccctggttcagcaccagtgaacttcatcaattagccgaagttgacactttggatgttatgtccaataagataattgatgcatttcgacaaaaatcattgcagtcttcagctgcattgatccgctctttatatagtttataagttagttttaaggtatcccttttcccttttgtacatgtaggacctcctacatttgaaatcactgaatagcgaaagctacaatacacagcaaaaaatccgatggtaaaatcgcatgcaaaagcatgcacatcaccttcgtcaaaataaacacttaattttacacgctgcatgtacaatttttgtaaaaacaaaaacaagttgcaaccgacgggattcaaacccagcacctacagtaaggactggcgccttagtccgctcggccatcagaccgatgaaaaatgtaaaggataaacgtatatgtgagctccacatttcggtcaagtaggtttcccatactaatgggctacatatttcagggtgtaatattacacagaatctcatagaataatgcaaaatttattttacacccaggccttttacacgcagctggattactactttatttgctgtgtatttcatgaataaatgaaagttgctacaCGCAAAATTcagataacacagatctgtgtaaaatttgacacagattgcccaaaacctggaatacacagaatctgtgtaaaagccttgtacacagatctgtgttcagccgttgtctgtcaaatctgtgtaattttataaaagcaatctgtgtaaaattttacacagatctgagTAAAATTTTTCACAGATCTGGGTAAAATATAACACAGAAAtggttaaaaatatatattttaagccagcgatctgtgtaaaatttaacACAGATCTGGGTGaatttttacacagatctgggtTAAAATTCCACCTCGATTTTTCCCCTGCAAACCTGTTTTCTTTCATAAAACGgatgaaaaaacgaaaataaacaaaaacaatgaaacTTATTTATTCAATCTTGAGGCAGCGAATCCTTCCTTGGCCGTGGGAACCGGAGCAGCGAATCCTTTCTTGGTCGCGAAAACCGGGGCAGTGAATCGCCGGAAGATCACGAATCAGGTTGTTGTTTCGGCTGGCGCTTCCTTGCCGGAGGACTTTCTGGTCCGAATCTGGCCGAGACGTTCGAAGATGTTGGGTAGTGCACGAGcgatctaaaaaaaacaagaattagATTTAATCTAATAAAGTTTATCAAAAAGAAACCTACCGCAAACGCTGGCCTTCCTTGGTCGCGGGAACCGAGGCAGCGAATCCTTCCTTGGCCGCGGGAACCGGAGCAGCGAATTCTTTCTTGGTCGCGGAAACCGGAGCAGCGAATCTTTCCTTGGTCGCGGGGACCGGGGCAGCGAATCGGCGGAAGATCACGAATCAGGTTACTGTTTCGGCTGGCGCTTCCTTGCTGGAGGTTTTTCTGGTCCGAATCTGTAGCGACGATGGCCAGGAAATCTCGAAATCTCAAAACTGGTGTTCTTGCCGGAGGAGTTGGAAGTTTGGTTCACTCTTTTACAGTACTCGCGAAGATATGCTAAACGAACAAAAAAGTTAGGTTATGGAATTAGTTTATACTTAATCTGGTGAAATTTGTTGTAAAACTATGTTTTCTACTAAGAAATCTACAGTCATGATAAAACCATGTTTGAAATTAAGATTTATAGAAAAACTCAGttaataatcgcaaaaaaatctatgaaaaaacGACCGAAAAATTGTCAACCTTTTCAGCTCAGCAGAAGTGCGGGAAATGAACGACAGTGACGCCAACTCTATTTTACACAGATTTAGAATAGACGCTgttcaaaaatctgtgtaaTATTTTACACAGAACTGTGTCAGGAAACTACACAGATTTTGAAAGCTAGAACTGATCGTCAagctgtgtaatttttttacacagatctgtgttatccaGATTTTGCGtgtagtatttaaaattgaggtgaaaagtcatcaattgtgattggacactcaataatattttaactgaatgaatgtacatggaaaagaaaaactgaataaatataaataaaaaaaaaaaaaaaaaagtattattttacgaatattttattacagaaatatttcttttttcgactcttttgatattttaatatttattttttttaaatatttcaatgttttaatatttgaacattttaatttttcaatatattttataagaaaatagattatttttctagtatttcaatacttttcaaatgaaaatagtttaatatttttatatttaagtactttaatattttaataatttgatattatttgatttgagcttgtcaaaatcgtttgtaatgttttgtatttaaaatataactcTGTTTTCAATACTTTATTTACAAGATtcgcaatattaaaaaaaagttacactacgtaactataacattacaatgaaacttactgtaaaaataattggaaaaaatgcattatgagaTTTCCAATAACAGAACCATAATATTTGctgtaaccatgaattttaaggTAGCTCTATCGTCATTCCAATAAAGTTCGAAAAAGTCAACATTAAACTTACCATAGATATTGTACGAGCTGGTGGCTCGCTTCCAACTTTGTCTCCGGACGCCCCGGAATCCCTTGATCGGTTCCTACCGTAATTCCAGCAGACAGCGGCTAGCGGCGAAGTCCTCAGCGATGGCGGCTTTTCGGAGGCACAAAAGAAACCCGCGGACTCGCGATGGCGCGGAACTTTGGTTCGCGggagcaaaaaagatatgcgacTGCACTGCGCAATGAGTTTTCAAATCCTGTTTATTTATCAATCCAAAACAACACTTACAAACTACTATTTACATTCTTACGAGCTAGGTGTGAGTGTAgtagtgtgttgtgttgtgtttgatGTGTCTTGGCCAAGACTTGTAATGAGAGGTGTGTACATTTATGTTTTGTGTTAGTGTGCGTGAGTATGCTTaagattagggtggttcaattACATGTCATTTAATTTCACACTTCACTTTCTTCatgtaattttgtttgtttgtttttcttcagtTTTGTCGTTGCTCATTTTGTTGTCGTCAGGTGTCGTGAAGAGCTGCGCAAGTACATGCCGCCCCCCTTGAAACGTCGAGTTTCAACGATGTCGCTGATTGGATGGGGCAATATGTGCCTCGCTCCCTCGTTGCGACTCAGCCCTAGTGAGCCGTTGAAGTCATCTTCTCGTTCTGATGTCACTCCGGCTTCGAACGGAGGGTACAGGAACAAGGTTCGTTGTTGGCCGCATTTGGCGGAATGCTTGAGGAGGTGGAAGGTTGTGGAGCAGCAACCGTTACAACACATGAGTGGCTTATGTGCGAGCAGGGCCGGAGGAGTCACGGCGTGCTTGTGGCGTAGAACTGGGGACGAGTCAGTTCGTTTGCGGCGCAGAACTGGAGGCGGGACAGTTCGATTGTGGCGCTAAAGTGTCGGAGGTGGCACGACTTGTGTGTGAGCTTGTGTTGTCGGAGGAGGCTTTCGGATATTTGGGCAGAGGGCAAAGTCTGTGAATTCCGCGACGATACGTGTTCTCGTCGGTGAGGACATCCACAACTCTGATCTTCCCGTCTGCACCAGGTATCGTCTTAATGACGCGAGCAATTGGTCATTTGTAAGGTGGCAGGTTGTCGTCCTGGAGGAGGACCATATCTCCAACCGACAAATTTGGTTGAGGACCGGGCCATTTGTACCGTTTTTGGAGTGTGGGGAGATACTCCTTTTGCCATCGAGACCAGAAGTCTTGAACGACTCGTTGCATCCTCTGCCAACGTGACAGACGGTTGCATGGGATGTTTTGGAGGTCAGGTTCTGGGATAGCTTTGAGGGGACCGCCAATTATGAAATGGCCAGGAGTGAGAGGAACTAGGTCGTTTGGATCGTTGGACAGTGGAGTTAGAGGGCGTGAGTTTAGGCAGGCTTCTACCTGCGCTACTGTTGTGAGCATCTCTTCGTAGGGTAAATCCATCGTCACTTTGAGCAGGACGGCTTTTGCGGACTTGACGCAAGCTTCCCACAGTCCTCCAAACGATGGTGATCGTGGGGGAATGAAGTGGAATTGGATTCCCAGTCGAGTGGACACATCGACAACGGCGGACTTGTGCTGCTGTATCTCGAACTGCCGCTGGAGTCGCTGAAGCTCGCGATCGGCTCCGACGAAGTTGGTGGCGTTGTCGCAGTAGATGTTCTGTGGATAGCCACGCTTGGCCCAGAACCGGTTCAACGCTGCGATGAAGGCTTCCGTGGTAAGGTCTGTGACCAGCTCGAGGTGTGCAGCTTTGGTCGCCATGCACACGAAGATGCAGATGTAGCACTTGATCGGCGGCTGATTTCTTCTGCCTTTGATGTGGAACGGACCGCAGTAGTCAATCCCCACGTTGCAGAAAACTCTTTCTTGGTTGACACGGACAGATGGTAGGTCGGCCATCATCTACTGGGCGATAGTGGGACGGTAGCGGACACAGGTGATGCACTCCTTGATGACGCTGCGTGCCTTGTTTCGACCGTCGATTGGCCAGTACCGTCGGCGAACAGCTGCCAGCAGATGCGACGGACCAGCGTGGAGAGTTTTCGTGTGAGCATCGAGGAACACTAAGTTCGTTACCGGGTGTCCTTTCGGCAGGAGGATCGGGTGCTTCTGATCGTACGGAATCTCTGCGTTCGTTAGTCGATCACCAACACGGATCAGCTTGTCTGGTCCCAGGAACGGCGCGAGGTGGAACAGGGGCGAACGTCGCGGAACTTGTTCTTCTCTGGACATCAGACGAAGTTCTTCCGGAAATGACAAAGCTTGAACGTGGCGGAGGAGCGCTGCTTCAGCCGAGCGGAACTCAGCAACCGTCAGGTATCCTGTCTGCTTTGGGTTACCTAGCTGTTTGTTGTTCACGTTCGCAACAAATCGTCTACAAAAACCAAGAACTCGAACGACATCGAACAGCGAATCGTAGTCCTCGAAAGCGTGTTGGAACCAATCTTTCTGCTGGGTCGTTGGGTTGGCAACTAAAGCTGGCACAGGCGGTGGCTGACGGGGTTCGAGATCGGCTTGGTTGATCCGAAGATCTCTCCATCTGAGCCTGGATGCAGGCCAGACGTTGACAGTATGCATCATCCAGCGTGGACATCGCCACCAAACTTCACAGCGCAGAAGCTCTGGAGCGTCAAGACCACGCGAGATGTGGTCAGCTGGATTTTCGGCTGTCGAAATGTAGTTCCAAACTGCACTCGAGGCCGGTGCTGTCCAAGAATTCCTTCTGCACGGCGAGACGGAAAGCTCCGCAAAGCTCTAACCGAGGAAGTAGAGGCCGCTTCCGTTCCAGAGGTGCAACGCGAGACTTGCCAGCAACCGGCTGGATTACAACTTTGCCGTAGCTCGATGTTGAGCGCAGGTAAAGGCACCCTCCATACGCTTGTAGAGAAGCGTCACAAAATCCGTGAAGTTGAACCAATGCTGCGTTGTCCGTCAGTTCGAAACGATGAACGTGCAGCTCGCGAAGCGCTGGCAGTGTTAGGACAAAAGTTAACCAATAACTGCTGAGCTCGTCCGGCAGTGGATCGTCCCAGCCCAGCTTCAACTCCCAAATGTGTTGGATGAAGATCTTCGCTTTAACAATCACTGGACCCAGGAGTCCGTATGGATCGAAAAGGCTCGCTGTCTGTGAGAGGACACTCCGCTTGGTTGGAGGCTTGTCGTGCGACTACTCCGGCACCTTGAAGCGAAGTTCATCCGAGTTTGGCTCCCACAGAAGTCCGAGTGCTTGAATCGGAGCTGAATTGTCGAGCTCCAAAAGTTTTTGGGTTTCCCGGTACTCCACTGGGATTTCTTCGAGGATCTGGCGGCGGTTAGATGACCATTTCCGTAGCGAAAGACCAGCGGACGCCAGCATTGGGATAATCTGCTTGGTCGCTGCCATAGCTCCGTCGAGCGAGTCGAACCCAGCCAGGAGGTCGTCGACGTAGAAGCTACTCTTGACAACTGGAGCTGCAGCGGGATAGTTGGCAGCCACGTCGATCGAGAGCTGCTCGAGGCATCGCGTAGCTAGGTACGGTGCCGTCTTTGTACCGTAAGTTACGGTTTTGAGCTGGTAGGTTTGGAGCGGATCGGTGGGAGAGCTTTGGTAGACAATCCTCTGGAACGCTTGATCGCTTTCTGCTACCAGCACCTGGTGGTACATCTTTTCGATGTCACCTTTGATGACGACCGGCTTCATGCGAAAACGGAACAACTGCGACAGCAAAGTGTCCTGGATTGTGGGTCCCTTCAGCAGAATGTCGTTGAGGGCGAATCCGGATGTCGTTTTGCACGAACCGTCGAACACAACACGGAGCTTCGTTGTCGTGCTGTCTGGCCTGACCACAGCGTGGTGTGGCAGGTAGTAGTGCTGACCGGGAATGTCTACCACTGGATCGACGAGCATCATGTGGCCAAGAGACAGATACTCGGCCATGAAAGCGTCGTACTGGCGTTGCAGTTCCGGTTCTCGTTGCAGGCGGCGTTCAATCGCGTAAAACCGTCGGACAGCAATAGAGCGAGAGTCACCAAGTTGACTCATCAGCTCTGAATGCTTCGGCAGCTCCACGACGTAACGACCAGTCTGGTCCCTGCTTGTAGTAGTCGTGTAGATTTCCTCGCAGAGTTTTTCCTCCGGCGACCAAATCGAATTGGTTCCGCAAGATTCGATTTCCCAAAACCGTGCGACTTGCTGCTCGAGACTTTCCATGGTGGTAACGTGACTGACGAGTCGACTGGATACGCTGGTACCACGAAACGCGCCGGAGACGAGCCAACCGAATACGGAATTCTGGAGCATTGGCTTGTCGTCGTCGATGCGTATGCGTCCCTTGCGCAGAAGTTCGAAGAATACTTCGCTACCGATGACCATGTCGATTGGGTTCGATGTCGCAAAAGTCGGATCCGCTAGCTGGACGTGACTTGGAATGTACCAATTGTCGGTTTCGACGGAAGTGGTCGGTAGGTTGGTTGTGACCTTTTGGAGGACGAGAAACTCGAGGACCGTTTGGTATTTGTTGAATCGGGAACACACGGTGGCGACCACCGAGTAGGCAACTGATTTGCGTTCAGCTTCAACTCCGTACAGCTCCGTGCTGACTGGTGTTTTCCGCAAATTCAGGATGCGACGGAAGCGCTCCGTCATGAGGTTGGGTTGAGAAGCATTGTCGAGGAGAACTCTAGCTACTGCGGTTTTACCTTTTGGCCCGACGACTTTGACGAGTGCAGTCGAGAGGAAAACTTGGCGCGTGGGAGACCGGTTAGATCGAGACGTCACGAGAGTTTGGACAGAAGAGGTTGATGTGCTTGGTAGAACTTGTTTATCTTGACCGGAAGTTGACGATTGCTGATCTGGACGGCTGGATTGAGCTGACGGAACTTCCCTGCGAGCCGCACTGTTGAACTGCTTCTTCGCTTGATCAGGAACTTTTCGATGGAGGAGAGTGTTGTGTCTTCTTCCGCAGAATATGCAGGAACGTTGCTTGCAACTTGCCAGACTGTGCTTGTCCACCATGCAGTTGATGCAGAGCTTGTTCCTTGCAACGatgccacacagaaaaaaaaaatgtaaatttacacatcaCTGAAACAATGTTTTGcacgtaaacatgctcaatgtaaatttgaaattgaattgaaaatgttggATTGCATTGAAAGAGCCTTCATGTAAATTGAGATTTAACGTAATGCTTGAAACTAATGTAAATGAA
This is a stretch of genomic DNA from Culex pipiens pallens isolate TS chromosome 1, TS_CPP_V2, whole genome shotgun sequence. It encodes these proteins:
- the LOC120427368 gene encoding uncharacterized protein LOC120427368; the protein is MADLPSVRVNQERVFCNVGIDYCGPFHIKGRRNQPPIKCYICIFVCMATKAAHLELVTDLTTEAFIAALNRFWAKRGYPQNIYCDNATNFVGADRELQRLQRQFEIQQHKSAVVDVSTRLGIQFHFIPPRSPSFGGLWEACVKSAKAVLLKVTMDLPYEEMLTTVAQERFAAPVSATKKEFAAPVPAAKEGFAASVPATKEGQRLRSLVHYPTSSNVSARFGPESPPARKRQPKQQPDS
- the LOC120427386 gene encoding uncharacterized protein LOC120427386 — its product is MVDKHSLASCKQRSCIFCGRRHNTLLHRKVPDQAKKQFNSAARREVPSAQSSRPDQQSSTSGQDKQVLPSTSTSSVQTLVTSRSNRSPTRQVFLSTALVKVVGPKGKTAVARVLLDNASQPNLMTERFRRILNLRKTPVSTELYGVEAERKSVAYSVVATVCSRFNKYQTVLEFLVLQKVTTNLPTTSVETDNWYIPSHVQLADPTFATSNPIDMVIGSEVFFELLRKGRIRIDDDKPMLQNSVFGWLVSGAFRGTSVSSRLVSHVTTMESLEQQVARFWEIESCGTNSIWSPEEKLCEEIYTTTTSRDQTGRYVVELPKHSELMSQLGDSRSIAVRRFYAIERRLQREPELQRQYDAFMAEYLSLGHMMLVDPVVDIPGQHYYLPHHAVVRPDSTTTKLRVVFDGSCKTTSGFALNDILLKGPTIQDTLLSQLFRFRMKPVVIKGDIEKMYHQVLVAESDQAFQRIVYQSSPTDPLQTYQLKTVTYGTKTAPYLATRCLEQLSIDVAANYPAAAPVVKSSFYVDDLLAGFDSLDGAMAATKQIIPMLASAGLSLRKWSSNRRQILEEIPVEYRETQKLLELDNSAPIQALGLLWEPNSDELRFKVPE